From a region of the Flavobacterium sediminilitoris genome:
- a CDS encoding biotin--[acetyl-CoA-carboxylase] ligase, protein MNIIKLNAIASTNDFLRQMSAKEMVENFTVVVAENQLNGKGQRGSVWVSENGKNLTFSVFVKDFQVDVSSIYLINIIVPITIIEVLTELKLVDLAIKWPNDILSENKKIGGILIENAIKSDGMIQTVVGIGLNINQMSFDNLPQASSLAILKKEEFDKDLILKQIIERLKFNMTRIGDKSYFWDKYNNLLFRKDIPTVFVNNTNQKFMAIVKGVTNNGKLQLLLEDDTINEYDIKEVKMLY, encoded by the coding sequence ATGAATATCATCAAACTCAATGCCATAGCTTCTACAAATGATTTTTTAAGACAGATGTCAGCTAAGGAAATGGTTGAAAATTTTACAGTAGTAGTTGCAGAAAACCAGCTAAATGGAAAAGGTCAAAGAGGTTCAGTGTGGGTTTCTGAAAACGGTAAAAACCTAACGTTTAGTGTGTTTGTTAAAGATTTTCAGGTAGATGTATCTTCTATTTATTTAATTAATATTATAGTTCCAATAACAATTATAGAGGTTTTGACGGAGTTAAAATTAGTTGATTTAGCCATTAAATGGCCAAACGACATTTTGTCAGAGAATAAAAAAATTGGCGGAATTTTAATTGAAAATGCTATAAAGTCAGATGGAATGATTCAAACTGTAGTTGGAATTGGGTTAAATATAAATCAAATGAGTTTTGATAATTTACCGCAAGCATCTTCATTAGCAATATTAAAAAAGGAAGAATTTGATAAAGATTTAATTTTAAAACAAATTATTGAAAGACTAAAATTTAATATGACTCGAATAGGAGATAAGTCATATTTTTGGGATAAATATAATAATCTTCTGTTTAGAAAAGATATTCCTACTGTATTTGTAAATAATACAAATCAAAAATTTATGGCAATTGTGAAAGGAGTTACCAACAATGGAAAACTACAATTACTTTTGGAAGATGATACAATAAATGAATATGACATAAAAGAAGTAAAAATGCTTTATTAA
- the rsfS gene encoding ribosome silencing factor, whose product MAKSNNNDDLLANIIKGIEDVKGADIDILDLREIENTVCDYFIVCNGNSNTQVVAIANSIQKVVSKELKEKPWHVEGMENAEWVLMDFVNIVVHVFQTHIREYYNIESLWGDAKITSIESKY is encoded by the coding sequence ATGGCAAAAAGTAATAATAACGACGATTTATTAGCAAATATCATTAAAGGAATTGAAGATGTAAAAGGTGCTGATATAGATATCCTAGATTTAAGAGAAATTGAAAATACAGTATGCGATTATTTCATTGTATGTAATGGAAACTCAAACACTCAAGTCGTTGCAATCGCAAATTCTATACAAAAAGTAGTATCAAAAGAGCTTAAAGAAAAACCATGGCACGTAGAAGGCATGGAAAATGCAGAATGGGTTTTAATGGATTTTGTGAACATAGTAGTTCATGTTTTCCAAACACACATTCGTGAGTATTACAACATTGAAAGTCTTTGGGGTGATGCTAAAATAACTTCAATAGAAAGTAAATACTAA
- the ftsH gene encoding ATP-dependent zinc metalloprotease FtsH yields the protein MSENKNPKFKVSPWLVYGLIIGILLLINVFGNGIDFSNPKPATLSKFYDFLDSNQVEKVIFSNTKAQIYLKKEALGNKEHANAKDNMLGKLNEKGPHYFVEIGNLELFQKNLAEAHKKGLLDDYSKEPDGIWGEVFSILLPFILIAGLWIFMMRRMSGGSGGGGGQIFSIGKSKAKLFDEKNDVKVTFENVAGLEGAKEEIEEIVEFLKNPEKYTSIGGKIPKGALLVGPPGTGKTLLAKAVAGEAKVPFFSLSGSDFVEMFVGVGASRVRDLFKQAKEKSPAIIFIDEIDAVGRARGKSNMSGGNDERENTLNQLLTEMDGFGTNTNVIVLAATNRADVLDKALMRAGRFDRQIYVDLPDIRERKEIFEVHLKPIKKSEELDTEFLAKQTPGFSGADIANVCNEAALIAARKDKKAVDKQDFLDAVDRIVGGLEKKNKIVTPEEKRAIAIHEAGHATVSWMLEHAAPLVKVTIVPRGQSLGAAWYLPEERLIVRPEQMLDEMCATMGGRAAEKVIFNKISTGALSDLEKVTKQARAMVTVYGLNEKLGNITYYDSSGQSEYNFSKPYSEDTARVIDTEISKLIEDQYTRAIQLLEDNKDKLIQLADILIEKEVIFKDDLEAIFGNRPHEKVIEITTEESPE from the coding sequence ATGTCTGAGAATAAAAACCCAAAATTCAAGGTTAGTCCGTGGTTAGTGTACGGATTAATTATTGGAATATTGTTACTAATAAATGTTTTTGGCAACGGAATTGATTTTAGCAATCCTAAACCAGCAACATTATCTAAATTTTACGACTTTTTAGATTCAAATCAAGTCGAGAAAGTAATTTTTAGCAATACGAAAGCGCAAATTTATCTTAAAAAAGAAGCATTAGGCAACAAAGAACATGCAAATGCTAAAGATAATATGTTGGGTAAACTTAACGAAAAAGGACCTCACTATTTTGTTGAAATAGGTAATTTAGAATTATTTCAAAAAAACTTAGCAGAAGCTCATAAAAAAGGACTATTAGATGATTATTCTAAAGAACCTGATGGAATTTGGGGCGAAGTATTTTCTATATTACTTCCATTTATTCTTATAGCAGGTTTATGGATTTTTATGATGAGACGAATGTCTGGTGGATCTGGTGGTGGAGGTGGTCAAATATTTAGCATTGGAAAATCTAAAGCTAAATTATTTGATGAAAAAAATGATGTAAAAGTCACTTTTGAAAATGTTGCTGGACTTGAAGGTGCAAAAGAAGAGATTGAAGAAATTGTTGAATTTCTAAAAAATCCAGAAAAATATACTTCTATAGGAGGAAAAATACCAAAAGGAGCCTTACTTGTAGGACCTCCAGGAACCGGGAAAACATTATTAGCTAAAGCCGTTGCAGGTGAAGCAAAAGTACCGTTCTTCTCATTATCTGGTTCAGATTTTGTTGAAATGTTTGTAGGTGTAGGTGCTTCAAGAGTAAGAGACTTATTTAAACAAGCTAAAGAAAAATCACCAGCAATCATTTTTATTGATGAAATTGATGCTGTTGGTAGAGCTCGTGGAAAAAGCAACATGTCAGGTGGTAACGATGAACGTGAAAACACTTTAAATCAATTATTAACTGAAATGGATGGTTTTGGTACAAATACAAATGTTATTGTATTAGCCGCTACAAACCGAGCAGATGTACTAGATAAAGCTTTAATGAGAGCTGGACGTTTTGACAGACAAATTTATGTAGATCTTCCAGACATTAGAGAACGTAAAGAAATATTTGAGGTTCATTTAAAACCAATAAAAAAATCTGAAGAATTAGACACTGAATTTTTAGCAAAACAAACACCTGGGTTTTCTGGTGCTGACATAGCAAATGTTTGTAATGAAGCGGCATTAATTGCAGCTAGAAAAGACAAAAAAGCAGTGGACAAACAAGATTTCTTAGATGCTGTTGATAGAATTGTGGGTGGACTTGAAAAGAAAAATAAAATTGTTACTCCGGAAGAGAAAAGAGCTATTGCCATTCATGAAGCCGGACACGCAACTGTTAGTTGGATGCTTGAACACGCAGCACCATTAGTAAAAGTAACCATAGTACCTAGAGGACAAAGTTTAGGAGCTGCATGGTATTTACCAGAAGAACGCTTAATTGTTCGACCTGAACAAATGCTTGACGAAATGTGTGCTACAATGGGAGGAAGAGCGGCTGAAAAAGTTATTTTTAACAAAATTTCTACAGGTGCATTAAGCGACTTAGAAAAAGTAACCAAACAAGCTAGAGCAATGGTAACTGTTTATGGCTTAAATGAAAAATTAGGAAACATCACATATTATGATTCGTCAGGACAAAGTGAGTATAATTTTTCAAAACCATATTCAGAAGATACTGCAAGGGTAATTGATACTGAAATTTCTAAATTAATAGAAGATC